tctatTCATATTTACATTGAAAATACACAATAAGAATAGTGAACTCATGTTAAATTAACAACGCCACCGAATCTATAGATTCTATACATTGGCTCTGCTAGCTACTGGTGAGCTGGCAACTCAAATCAAAGTAACCTTTGAGAAAAactttagaaaaaagaagaaagaaacgaaACAGCTTTGGACAGTCAGTCATGTGATTGATGAATGCTTTATGACTAGTCATACATAATTGCAGCTTTGGACAGTCAGTCACGTGTTATGCAATTAATATTCCGAgtgatgctacatacactacatagttacactacatgTTACATTATATTTTATGTGGAGCCTATTTTGGatctcacaaaaatttagaaaaatatccataaattctataatattgttttatggggtcctgtaaaaaatcagctccaatagatatcggtaagtattacttctTGATTCGTAGGGATGAAATTGTTTATCTGCGCAGTTTCTTCACTACAAATCTAGAAAtgatacttaccgatatccgttaaaattgattttttacaagacctcataaaataatattttaaaatttattgatttttttttgaatttttctgagACCCGAAATAGACTCCACATAAGATATAGTAtaactatgtagtgtaaaaAGGCACTGTACCTATCTTTAGTGTAATATTCCCATCACTTTTTCTCACATCTCCTGTATATCGATGatctttctgttttgtttgtctGGAGAATTCTTAGGCCCCCTTCCGTTTCtccaaaaataactttttcaaaaaaaatataattttaaattcaaatataatgaaataaaaaatgattttttaatttttttacaccgtttaaaagatctcaatgagatctatcaaacaagattcatattggtagaaaattatttgcgtaaatacatgatttttgagtttgaaattgcattcttttttaaaaagttacttttccaaaaaagagGAACACCCCCTTAAAGCCCTTATTGACGGACAATGATACACCCACCACTCCGTCCACCGCACGTTGgctgggcccactccggccaccggaaggccgatccgaaccgtccaaaaattctataaaaaaaaatcgagtgggccctgcccgagaataaacggcatccgacttGTGTAAGTACTCGATCtgaacttccaaaaatcagatggtccgagccattaaaaaatggaagattggttCGAATACTTACACActtcggatgccattgattcccgtgcaaccccactcggtttttttttttagaatttttgaacggttcggatcggccgtccgatggtTGGAGTGGACCCGGCAAGCGTGCGGTGGGCGGAGCGGTGGTTGGTGGTCGATGGGTGTATCATTTTCGTTGATTTTTATGCATTTATCCTATCTGATTTCACCCGATCACAAAATGCGCAGTAATGAATGACTCAGGGTTTCACAGTTTGTATTTTGTAAGATCTATAAAGAATTCTTAATCAAAAGCAGTTTGTTCGGGCACTCCTTTTAAcagaaatcctatgtgtaccgaccaaagtgtagggaaaccgtaccgaccgccgcgcgcggccgtctccggccaccggacggccgatccgagccgtccaaatatttaaaaaaaaaaaaccgaggggcccaacgcgggaatcaacggcatccgaggtgtgtaaggtgcttgatccgagcacccttttttcgtgtatatatgtatattccgcgaatatacatatatacacgaaaaaagggtgctcggatcaagcaccttacacacctcggatgccgttgattcccgcgttgggcccctcggtttttttttttaaaatttttagacggctcggatcggccgtccggtggccggagacggccgtccggtggccgtcggtacggtttccctacacttTGGTCGGTGCAGCTAGCACTACTCGTCGTTAGCAATACTGGTTGTCTTTAAGAAAGAGATTTTTTCTTCAATGGAAATGCATAGAAGAGGTCGTCTATATCATATATGAAGTATAATGTACAAACTCGAGACATTACATCTATCATTAGAGTTTACGAGACAACTAAGTCCAACAACTAAaccaatataaaaaataaactcatttTAGTGTAAAGACAGAGAAAGGATTGAAAAACCCTCTCTTATAAGTAAAGTACACCCACACGCAAGTAGAGAGATTCAAACTCCAAACTTTTTAATGAGATACAAGAGTCCTGGCTAACAATCCCAATTGATTATTGACAATTAGCCTATTATTACATTCATTGTTTTTCACAAAGAACTCATGATGATGCAGATCCTAACTTGCCCTTTCCATCAAAGCAAACAAAGAATTGGACATGTTTTGATGATGCCCATACTTGTTTATATCACATCTTAATAGATCGGACGATCATTTTGTTTTGCCGAAATTTTGAGTACGATAGGTTGACACCATGAGATCTCGAAGGAGGGGAACTCTAGGGAGGCGAAAGAAAAGATTGGTATGAATGTTAATGCAACCACTGGATAAAGTATCCAAGCATTCTCGTTGTTCCCAAACAGAAGATAGACTGCAGAAATGAAGGCTATCACAATTGCTGTAATGGAGAGGAAAAGGCTAGGGTAGCCAAACTTATTATCAGCCTATTAGGAAGAGCAAAGAGAAAATCATGCTCGGCATAGCGGGAAGTGAGGATGGACAAGGACACTAACAAAGAAGTGATCGATGCAAATAGTGAGATTGCATCGAAAATAACAAAGATCTTAAATGCCGCTACTTTGGACAAAAATGGTAGGCCATCTATAGCATTGATCCCGCCTGGAACGACGATTGCAACTGCAAATATCACGATGATAATGAGTGCTGCCGGAACTGTGCATGAGTTTGCTGTGTGTTTCATCCATTTTTCTCCTTCAGCTCTTAATCTTGTGTGTTCATTAGTAAATAGTATTGCAGGAGTTTCACCGGAGATATGTTTCGCCGATCTATATCTCTGGGATTGGCAAACTTCTTCACTTCCTATATGATGGCCGAAAAATTGAAACAAGGAATATGTTAATTTCAATGTTGGATTTGTTGACATTGACAAAGACTACTCCAAATTGCGCAACATTTTGGGACTCAAATTTGGTTGTCAATTTACCTACAAATGTTATCAATGTTTATACGACTCATATGAATTCATACTAAATTCTATTCTAGCATTCGCCAAGATTAAATcttgaaaattgcattttcaaattaaatctCTATCAATGGAAATCAATAGTGGTTGTTCCAAAAGATTGAGTTTGGTTATGTGTAATATAAATGAATGCACAGTATTACCTCAAATCATTGCAACTCACGTTGCATTTGCAGAGCTGCGCCAGAAACCATGTTGTGTTTCCTTAGACCTAGTCTTCTGGCCAAGTGTAGGAGGTTGTTTCCAGAATCATCTTTTATTCGTACTTGAACTTCTTGATAATCCCCCATCTGATATATGAGGTTGAAGAAGTTCGCATGACGCTCTACAACAGCTATTTGGAATAAGTTCATATTTTTCTCGTCTTTAGCCCAAAGTAAATTAGGAAATGACTCCACAATTTCTTCCATAACTTCGTGAATCCCTAAATTTGCTGCCATAAGGAGTGCATCTTTTGCATGGAAGTTGTAAGCGTTTGAATCATCTAGAGATCTAATTCTCGCACACAAACATTTGACCAATTTAAGAGCTTGAAGATGCATCTTCTTTTGGTCTTGGATATTTTTAATACAAGGCACTGCATTTCCGAAATTCTTGGATCGTAGTAACTTTGTGTTAGAAATCGTTTGCATAatcattaatatatatatatattgatgttGCCTCTGATTAATTAAAAGGGGGATTCGATGAGgggactaatttttttttaaaaataattcctATCCTAACAAAACATCAAAGACAATTTTTCTATGTGAGGTCTTAACAATCAAAATaagaattttcataaataaataaataaaaatttgccACAGATTCAACATTTCTAACTCTTAAGTACAAAACAagaattttcatagaaaaactCTCACACGATTTTAACCTCTCAAGGGAAATTATGTAAACAATAAAtgtgatggaaaatgttttcaatTCATCAGAGAACATGGTAAAACCCTCACCTAATAAAAGCACGAACAAAAATAAGTATGTACGAGTAGGTAATCTGTCGAAAATATAGATTTCCGACATTTAGTCTCTGCaaatttgtatatttaaatCTCATCGAACATTAATAAATTGAGAATATTCACAAAATTGATAAATTTACCAAACCACTAGTTCCCTTTAATTTATATATAGGTCGTATGCATTTCCGACATTAACGAATACTTATGGTCATAATTACATTAATAACATGTAAATTTGCAAAATGATTTCAAGACAAGAAATGAAGTACGCTGCAATAGCGAATAATTAAGAGGAGTGCATAAGGATAAACCAATTCCTAGAAATGAACACAAGTAACCGAAAGTGCAGAAGTATTCCACCAAAAGTCGAGCCCGATTGTGTTTTAGGCGCGGAACCTGAGGGTTGTCGACGATTGCTTTATCCATGTCACCTCTAATATGGCTTGTAGTTTTTTGCCTTTGTCTCAAGTTCTACGGAATCATCGTCCAACTTCACAGGAACTTCAAGGAAAAACACATGTACGATTAGCCTTTGCCGGAAACAAAACCAAAGAAggaattgaaagatgtacaatgAGAAGTGTTTGAAGTAGAGGTGTCAACGAGGCCGGGCCGATATGAGTGCACGACACAAGCACGGCATGTATAGGGGTCCACactgttagagcatctccaatccatgctctattcctccatttgagagtataaaactcatccaaagcatCCTCTCAAGCCTCCTCTATTTGAGAAGATGagattttgatcctccatatttagaggatgagagaaaatatagaggatctcttttaaaatcactttatgaataaataaagggtttgtggttggagtaaataggaatagtgatttcctctaaaatcactttatgaataaaatagagtattttgatactctcaaatagagtattggattggagatgctcttagactGGTAGGTTTGGGGTGTGGCTCCTGTCCTACTCATCccttaaggccccgtttgataacagtaataAATGGATGAGATttgtaaggagatgagattagggttgggattgataatgagaagggattgataatgagtatgtttgtttgagatgtgattagatgatgggattattaatatcatgtttgtttgagatgagattagatgattggattggattgataaaagaaattggtaatgagaagggattggtaataAGAAGGGGTTGGGTTCGGACTATAAATACCAAGTCCcacggggtattgctaataccccctaaAGTCCGGCTTCCTCATCCCAACGGACTACGAATCCGAAccaattttgaaaaccaaacgCAGTATTGTCAATATCTTCGGCTTAGTAATCCAATCCCATCTCCTAAGAgctttatcaaacggggccaaAGTTCATTGTCTGGCGTCGGAGCTGATCCATGGCTATAAGAAAGAGCCTTGGGGTGCTCTATTTTTGATCTCAGAGAGTGAGAGATTAGTGTAGCAGTGTGAGAGAACACTACTTGTAAAGCTCTTGTCCTCCCATTTACAAGAAATTGCTCCGTTTACCTCGGTGGATGTACCTGATTTTCGGAAACTCCGTAAAACtttgtatttgtgtgtgtgtttggttttgttcCTTGGTGTCTTGGGGCACGACAAGTACCTGAGAGGTGCAAAAAACAGAGGCAGGGGTAATTATTCAATGGTACTTTGGGACTACACTACCTCCCCTCACATAACACGTGGGGTCTACATGTGGTCATGTGTGGACCTCCCATGTTATGTGAGGGGAGGGAGTATACTTCCAGACTACACCTCGGCATGTTCTACTAATTgctctaaaattaatttataaggtcatccacagtggtataatcaaaaaaaggATAATCGAAAGTTGACttatcagcttttgattattcacttaagaggttccTAAGCTTAACAATTTACAATGAtcacttttagtccataaccaaaataagggtccactacaatttcactctcctctctctccctctatttTCCGTCATTCATTTCCCTCaatttaagtgttttttttgggtaaaaatattatatcaattccctctcttaattttgggcaAAATAggtgactttcttccctcctattatgaattttttattttattttattttattttttttgggggggggggggggggggggggggggggtagaAATGGGAAAGAATATTAAAATAGCTGAATTCGGCGACAAtaggttgaattgtagatgatcgagagatatgagcttcattttttaagagaaataaagagaaatagtttgtggatGAAGtaaagaagatatagagtaggcgaagaagaaaatatataccagttgaaacacacgtgtataaaatttttggaactagttaacttatgtgatgtggggtccacaaattttgattattgaaaaaggttgctagttttggttatccaaaatccaaaatttaattatttctaaggatgttgctaaatttgattataccattttgagctattttttgcactaatattgttaattttaaaaacaattggttTTTAATTATACTACTGCGGATGGTCTAACAAAGTAATGAAAGGTAAGCCATGTAAAAGTAGAGGAGAATGAGAGTTACTAGCAAAATCTTACGACCATAGATTATGCGTTGCCACCATTGATGATCACTGCCACTCTTGAATGCAGAAACCTTTCTAGCTAATGCTTTCAATCCACAGTCACAATCGTCTTGTTTTGAGGTAGCTAAACTAGGATATTTTTCAACCAAATACAAAGCTATACCTGTTTGTGTGAagaaaaatttatcaaaaagtTAGTTAATTAATGAATAACTTCCAAAAGTGGTGgagtatttaccaaaaaaaaaaacatacaaaagtGGTACTGAATTTGTCACTggaacggtacgtaccggtaccggtacgttaCCGGGTGCGATTTCGAATTTATCGCAACTCCTATTATAATATAATTATAACTCACAAAAATTTTCCATACCATGCAATCCAtcataaaacaaatattcaTAAGACAACAAAATCTACATAATTGACTTCAAATTATGAGGAATTCTTGGACCTTTGGTAGGAGCGGGTTTGGTAAGAAATAGTGACTCCATGCGGTTTTTAAGGAGTTGGGGAGCTACTGTCTCTTTAAGGGACAGCAGCATGCTGTCTTGGCCAAGGGGGCCGTGCTCCAGTCTCACTCAAATGATCGAAAATGTTCACTTCGTAAAGCTCGTCGAGTCGAACAAGcatataaaaaatcagcttgataggatatcattaagtgcctaatcgaaacctttttgtcttgaaaagaatggatctgaaatactggatcaaatctactaaaactcattattggcaagttatatgtgttccgatcaggaacttaatgatatccgatcaaactgattttttgcatacttgttcaactcgacgagctctatgaAGTGAACGTTTTTGATTATCGAAGCAAGACCGGAACGGGGTCCCCTCGGCTGGGACAGCACGCTGAAAGCAGCTCCCCCAACCCGGTTTTTAATGCTTTTCCGTATTTGCGGAAATTTAACAAACGTTAGAAAAAATGTTAGAATCTTTCCCTTAGCCAAAATTTCAATTAGGACAATAATAAAATTATGCACCGCAAGTTGGTGTGGCTAGGAAGAAACAAAGCATTTAGACACTCCCATTAGTCCGCCTTTCCGTTACTTGATTTAATAGGTAAGTTAGTAAAACACCCGTGGTGACTTTAAAGCATTGATATTTCTCTccactatatatatattgttcgCGTAGGGTTAGTCATCAGGCATTCTTAGTCTCATATTAGCCCTTAGCCTTTCTGAACTTGAGGCCATTGCGGCCGCCTAGATGGTCTATACCTTTCATCCTCCTTGAAATCTAGATTGCAAGGGTACATGAACTTGGGTTTTATTCTTTCTCTCTACCTACACACTCACATACTTCCAATGGTATGGTGTCACGCAGGCAGGGGCATAGATATCTTTAGTTAGTGCTCTCTAGTTTTCTTTACTTATGTTCTATCTACGTACTCGTTTTCCTTATTTATGTAGGACATTCTTATTACGCATGTCTTTGTTGTAATTTGTGTAATACAATCTTATTCTTCCCTCAAGCTCTTGGATCTATTTTGCCAGATCTAGCAAATATATGCTTAGAACCAGGTCGAATGCTTGGTTATCATAATTGTACAATTGCTTATACGTGTTGCTCAGTTTTTTCAATACAGCATGCAGGGTGGTGAAACAATGAAATCAAGAATCACATCAGATTCATGTGATTGAGTTTGTATTGCATGGGATGATTCGGTTCGATAGCTTGTGATCACATGAGATTCAATTTGTATTGCATTTTGCCATTGATTTATGTCTAAACTTGTCACATCTGTAATGGATCTTTGATATTTATTTGTTTACATCTAAGTGTTTTAGATAGATTTACCTAATCTTTATGATTCTAGACTTGATCGGATTCGATGATAGGGCATACGGTATGTGCAAACTCTTTCGTTATCTTCGATTTCCCTAAATTGATGTAATGCATTTTAGTTAGGCAGGTCATGATTGTGCATTTCAGTTAGGGTTGTTATGAATGTATTGTGCAAAGATTAGAGGAACTTCTGAAATGTTTTAGAGATCAGCCCATACCTGCTGATTCAGCCGCAAGGACCTTCAACTAGTCTTTTTTCCAACTGATGCAGAAAGCCCAAAGTTGAGAAAAGCGTGCTTATTGTTTACATTTTGCTTGAACAATGGGATTTTTGTCTTGTTGTCCAAGATCATTCTACTATAAGTGAAATTTATCCACACCTTTTGTTAGACAGTTCGTTCCATTCCTTCAAAAATGTCCCTTGTCCTTGTCCAAGATCATTCTACTATGTATTGTGTTTgatttctttcatcatttttcgTATTTTCCTTAacgcaaaaactaattaatcaCTCACAAGATCAATTAGGTTTCTTTCTTTACAAATAGAACATGCTGCAATGCTACTGCCTAGACAAGAAGGatcattcaacaaaaaatgaaactaATCCACACCTTACGTCATTGGGTTCTTTTAATTCCTTCAATTTTCCCCTTGTTCCATACTCTTGAGTTTTCCTGGGTGTCCTCAtttgttgtgtttttgtttgctgcttcttttttcttattcaagcCTTAGGTTCCTTGACAtggttgttttcctttcttatcTCCTGCCTACTGAAATAATTCCTGCTGCGATGCTACTGTTTGGTCTGAAGGTCCTTTCTTTTGTGGCTTTGTTATGCTTGTTCTTTCTGTTTATAATTCTCTTGTCTGTCTGTCTTTTCCTAAGGCTAGATTGTTATGGTAATGTCTTTGCAATTGGGTGCTGTGAGATCAAAGGATGGTCAAGATCCTAGCATGCATACATTTCTGGGGCCATCGGTTCTTCATTTTTGTGCATACGAAGTTTTAATATGATAGACAAATTAGTTTAACCCTTTTGCATggctttttttaatttgaaaaccTAGTAATCCAATCTGTTTTATTGTTGGTCCAACAGACTGGGTTGATAACCTAGGGGTTTCCTTTCGAATcaaattttcatctcttttTACACACTTTTTGGACTTCAAATCTTGTTTTGTCGATTCTCATTCCTCCCCACAATAAGAATGTTGTCATCTTGAAAATTGGGGTTGATTGAGCTCTTCTATTAACCTACACCATCTCATGGATAAACTTTGCTTCCAACTACGTTATAGGATCGATGAGCAAGAAGAGAAGAAGCCACTGGCAGCTGGTGCAAAACATCTTTTAGACTTTCATATGGAATTGTGAGTCGTGAAAATATATGAGCAACTACTGGGGAGACTAGTTGGCCCTAGAGAGAACATGGTGGGGTAAACAGTTCATGTAGCTGCCCCAAATAGTCGGATTAAGGTTTGTCAACTTGGATATCAAAACACTGAAAAATGTTGTAATAAATCCGGATTCAATGAATACTGGCATAATGCTTTTTAGCTCTTTGCACAAGAATGTCATTGTATCGAGTGTTcgtccaaccattttgatgatGATACTCAATTCAAGGGAGGTTCATTCCTTATTATTTGGGGTACTACATGGATCATATTTCCCCACTAGCAGTTGCTCCTATATTCTCATGGTTTGCATGTGCGACACTGTCAGAAATTGTCAATAACACTCTGACTTGATGAACTAGCTTTGAGCACAGAGCAAGTGTTCCACGTGAAGGTATATTTCATTTGTACGGAACGGAACTTGGAGATGTATAATACCTCTTTGATCGAGATTTGCTGCGGAAGATTTCTACATTTTCTACTACACTTCGTTGCAATCCAAAAATGGCCTATACCCCTCCGAAGGTACATCTGATTTTAGAAAATGATATCGACTCAACTTTGCTATAAATGCACTCCAAAACTTGCCTTACAGTGTCCAAAATTACACTCGATTGTCAAAGCATATTGGAAAACAAGTTTTGGAGAATATATGCGACCAAGTCGAGTGCCAAAACCACTTTCCCATTTTTTCCTTTGGTCGTTCGGGTGATCAATATTTGGCATTTTGATTCCGGTACTGGAATTTTTATGTACTTATTTGTATTTTGCAGGAAAGCCTTCTAATACCAAGGGAACTTCCATCGGAAGCCCCTTTGGGTGATTCTCTTTTGCAGGGTTACTAAACAAATGACACACATTGGTGTTTAATTGTCGAGTCACATATCCAGCAGTTCCATGAGACATTGGAAGAACCTCGGGCAGGTAAAAACTAATTATTTTCTGATTCGAAGGGCTGAAATTGACGAGGCAGACTCATAGTTGCCACAATTTTTGAGTGAATATTATGACCtactgtttgtctatttttcagTTGCTGTCGATGGTCGACAGGAAATTATTTTTAGTACTGGAATGTGGATGTTGGTGGTGGTAGAGTTTGGTTctttgccgtatttcaggacttctctgaaagcaaacttaatgaagtgaatggaaatgaaagaagaataacaaaaggactttattattcttcaaaATAAAAGTCAATGACAATGTAAACACAGTCGAGTAGACAGTTACGTTCCAAGCTACTCCTAAAGCAAGAAAAGTAAAGTATAgataaaaagtagaagcctttggacGATTGAGTGGGGGTTTCAAAACGTCTTCAGtctttgtatttataggctgttacttcgacttgaaattcaaaccagATGGAATTCCCTCCTCTGATTTGAATTGAACGGTTACTTCCTTTGTACAATTCCTCATCTTGCTCCACGATCTGCATGAGGCAGTTATTTCTCTCATGATGTGCTCCTTCTTCAACAACCCATCATCACCTCTCTAGATGTGTTTTGCTTGGTTTGCCACGTGTTCCTGACTTCAAACATGTCCCTGATCAATCGATTAGTCCATTTTTACCAGGCTATGCTCGCGTTACCGTCGATTTGATTTTTTGGCCGTTGCCACATGTCATTAGTCGATCTATTCGACCAACAATTTTGACTTACTAAAATATAGTGTAAACACCTACTGCGGTTCAAATCCTAGTCAATATGAATTGATAGGTTTACAAATCTTATGTATCGACGACTCAAGTTGAGGAAGAATCATGCGATTCACGTTTCAGAGATGATTCATCTATTTTATCAGTCATTCATTTCTAGCTGCACCTCGCCCAACCACCTTTTTTGTTTAAgtcttttctttccttcaagAGACAAGgaatttgatttctctttcTTTAACTACTCTGAACAGGAGACTTCCTCTTGCACAGTTCCTATACGCAATCAGAATGTTTTTGTATAAACTGGTTTTAGGAGCTTTTGACATTTgattaaatgctccaatttttcaatctgtttgaaccgttatgaagatcttatttttttaattattttatcctaaagggttataataaatttttgtctttaaggtTATCATAATCAAGTTTATGCTCTACATGGTTCCAAATAAAAaccagatacttaattatgagagccttagaggcacaaattaattatgactctttagaataatatgatcataaaaataaattttttggattggttcaaacggattaaaaatttatacacacacacacacacacacacatatatatatatatatatatatatatagagagagagagagagagagagagagagagagagagagagagagagagagagagagagagagagagagagagagagagaaaagagagaggagggacCAGAGTTGCCTCAAAACTGTGCCGTTTTAGGTATGGGTAGGGCCTGCTTTGCCTTTGAGGTAGTAGAGCCTCCGCCTCCAAAAAATTATTAGCAAAGGCAAGATATATCCGccaaagaccaaaaaaatttcaataagctATATTTAGTGTAAT
The sequence above is a segment of the Rhododendron vialii isolate Sample 1 chromosome 13a, ASM3025357v1 genome. Coding sequences within it:
- the LOC131314114 gene encoding uncharacterized protein LOC131314114, which gives rise to MDKAIVDNPQVPRLKHNRARLLVEYFCTFVPCIKNIQDQKKMHLQALKLVKCLCARIRSLDDSNAYNFHAKDALLMAANLGIHEVMEEIVESFPNLLWAKDEKNMNLFQIAVVERHANFFNLIYQMGDYQEVQVRIKDDSGNNLLHLARRLGLRKHNMVSGAALQMQRELQ